The following proteins come from a genomic window of Corallococcus sp. NCRR:
- a CDS encoding acetyl-CoA carboxylase biotin carboxylase subunit codes for MFQKLLIANRGEIARRIGAVARGMGVKTVAVHSDADVNLPFVKEADEAVRIGPAPAKDSYLSIPAILEAAKKTGAQAVHPGYGFLSENGEFAQVCADAGLTFVGPPPEAMARMKDKSQARKLVSAAGVPVVPGSDGVLPDVQSALEAAERIGYPVLCKAASGGGGIGMAAANNPAELEKVYRQCTDRAKAAFGREGVYLERYFPAPRHIEVQILGDTHGHLIHGLERECSIQRRHQKVVEEAPSVLFANGRNAGLADTLFTAAVKAAKAFGYANAGTVEFLYSDGQVYFIEMNARLQVEHPVTELTTGLDLIGWQLRIAAGEKLTVKQEDVKRKGAALEFRIYAEDPVKYFPSPGPLKVFQPPTGEGVRLDSGYAEGDVVTPNYDPMIAKLIISGATRDEAIARAVKALESFRIEGIKTNIPLHLRILKDPAFSAGELDTHFLDHHAKP; via the coding sequence ATGTTCCAGAAGCTGCTCATCGCCAACCGGGGAGAAATCGCGCGTCGCATCGGGGCGGTGGCCCGGGGCATGGGCGTGAAGACGGTGGCGGTGCACTCGGACGCGGACGTGAACCTGCCCTTCGTGAAGGAGGCGGACGAGGCCGTGAGAATCGGCCCCGCGCCCGCGAAGGACAGCTACCTGAGCATCCCCGCCATCCTGGAGGCCGCGAAGAAGACGGGCGCCCAGGCGGTGCACCCGGGCTACGGCTTCCTGTCGGAGAACGGCGAGTTCGCCCAGGTGTGCGCGGACGCGGGCCTGACCTTCGTGGGCCCGCCGCCGGAGGCCATGGCGCGGATGAAGGACAAGAGCCAGGCGCGCAAGCTGGTGTCCGCCGCGGGCGTGCCGGTGGTGCCGGGCAGCGACGGCGTCCTGCCGGACGTGCAGAGCGCCCTGGAGGCCGCGGAGCGCATCGGCTACCCGGTGCTGTGCAAGGCCGCCAGCGGCGGTGGCGGCATCGGCATGGCGGCGGCGAACAACCCCGCGGAGCTGGAGAAGGTCTACCGCCAGTGCACGGACCGCGCGAAGGCCGCCTTCGGCCGCGAGGGCGTGTACCTGGAGCGCTACTTCCCGGCGCCCCGCCACATCGAAGTGCAGATTCTGGGCGACACCCACGGCCACCTCATCCACGGCCTGGAGCGCGAGTGCTCCATCCAGCGCCGGCATCAGAAGGTGGTGGAGGAGGCCCCGTCGGTGCTGTTCGCCAATGGACGCAACGCGGGCCTGGCGGACACGCTCTTCACGGCGGCCGTCAAGGCGGCGAAGGCGTTCGGCTACGCCAACGCGGGCACGGTGGAGTTCCTGTACTCCGACGGGCAGGTGTACTTCATCGAGATGAACGCCCGGCTCCAGGTGGAGCACCCGGTGACGGAGCTGACCACGGGCCTGGACCTCATCGGCTGGCAGCTGCGCATCGCCGCGGGCGAGAAGCTCACCGTCAAGCAGGAGGACGTGAAGCGCAAGGGCGCGGCGCTGGAGTTCCGCATCTACGCGGAGGACCCGGTGAAGTACTTCCCGTCCCCCGGCCCGCTGAAGGTGTTCCAGCCGCCCACGGGCGAGGGCGTGCGCCTGGACTCCGGCTACGCGGAAGGGGACGTGGTGACGCCGAACTACGACCCGATGATCGCCAAGCTCATCATCAGCGGTGCGACGCGCGACGAGGCCATTGCCCGCGCGGTGAAGGCCCTGGAGTCCTTCCGCATCGAAGGCATCAAGACGAACATCCCGCTCCACCTGCGCATCCTGAAGGACCCAGCCTTCAGCGCCGGCGAGCTGGACACGCACTTCCTGGATCATCACGCGAAGCCTTAA
- the ftsZ gene encoding cell division protein FtsZ, translated as MDQFEQNKQAAKIRVVGAGGAGCNAVNTMILSKLDRVDFIAANTDVQALAASKAPTRLQLGQALTKGLGAGANPEMGREAALESRDQIAAVLEGADMVFVTAGMGGGTGTGAAPIIADIAKSLGCLTVGVVTKPFLFEGNKRRKQAEQGIVELKAAVDTLITIPNQRLLSLSNEPMPLLETFKRADEVLLNAVQGISDLIQYHGYINVDFADVKTIMSDKGLALMGTGHACGDRRAITAMQQAISSPLLEDVSIDGATGLLINITGGRDMTLQEVNEALTLVHDSADGEAEIIFGSLIDEQIQDEVKITIIATGFVHRDAPKVRSMPQVVQVPLVGRPSTPPSVLSSTREEVASLVPAKSAPRPTMSSVEAPKSSMQSARTAVVKDAALPLDEDQFDIPTFLRRQGQTELP; from the coding sequence ATGGACCAGTTCGAGCAGAACAAGCAGGCCGCGAAGATTCGTGTCGTGGGCGCGGGCGGGGCGGGCTGCAACGCGGTCAACACGATGATTCTGTCGAAGCTGGATCGCGTCGACTTCATCGCCGCCAACACCGATGTCCAGGCGCTCGCCGCGAGCAAGGCGCCCACCCGGCTGCAGCTGGGCCAGGCGCTCACCAAGGGCCTGGGCGCTGGCGCCAACCCGGAGATGGGCCGCGAGGCCGCCCTGGAGTCGCGCGATCAGATCGCCGCGGTGCTGGAAGGCGCCGACATGGTCTTCGTCACCGCGGGCATGGGCGGTGGCACCGGCACGGGCGCCGCTCCCATCATCGCGGACATCGCCAAGAGCCTGGGCTGCCTCACGGTGGGCGTCGTCACCAAGCCCTTCCTCTTCGAGGGCAACAAGCGCCGCAAGCAGGCCGAGCAGGGCATCGTGGAGCTCAAGGCCGCGGTGGACACGCTCATCACCATCCCCAACCAGCGCCTGCTGTCGCTCTCCAACGAGCCCATGCCGCTGCTGGAGACCTTCAAGCGCGCGGACGAGGTCCTGCTCAACGCCGTGCAGGGCATCAGCGACCTCATCCAGTACCACGGCTACATCAACGTGGACTTCGCGGATGTGAAGACCATCATGAGCGACAAGGGTCTGGCGCTCATGGGCACGGGCCACGCGTGTGGCGACCGCCGCGCCATCACCGCCATGCAGCAGGCCATCTCCAGCCCGCTGCTGGAGGACGTCTCCATCGACGGCGCCACCGGCCTGCTCATCAACATCACCGGCGGCCGTGACATGACCCTGCAGGAGGTCAACGAGGCGCTGACGCTGGTGCACGACTCGGCGGACGGCGAGGCGGAGATCATCTTCGGGTCGCTCATCGACGAGCAGATCCAGGACGAGGTGAAGATCACCATCATCGCCACGGGCTTCGTGCACCGGGACGCGCCCAAGGTGCGCTCCATGCCGCAGGTGGTGCAGGTGCCGCTGGTGGGCCGTCCCTCCACGCCGCCGTCCGTGCTGTCCTCCACGCGTGAGGAGGTGGCCAGCCTGGTGCCCGCGAAGAGCGCGCCCCGTCCGACCATGTCCTCGGTGGAGGCGCCCAAGTCGTCCATGCAGAGCGCGCGCACGGCCGTGGTGAAGGACGCGGCGCTGCCCCTGGACGAGGACCAGTTCGACATCCCCACGTTCCTGCGCCGCCAGGGCCAGACGGAGCTGCCGTAG
- the agmC gene encoding adventurous gliding motility protein AgmC has product MLTPLTGLRRSAAGLLALLCAVLLASPASAEPDTIGLGDGHSGALTVNTANTVVNTYTRLTANAPVGQNFVTVSTTAGFAVGDLVMIYQSTGFTGTVTSGATGPFDFNANAVGNWQFVRVTALTGTRLTFTGTPLTAAFTGSSSTANNAALLRSSAQAIRVPEYTNVTINAGGSIVARQWSDQNVDYNDPLGGIVVFLATGTVTNNGAISASGRGFRGAEYFNGNGDNCAATGLDLAHPAGAMKGEGFVPARYKQPTVFLQTAQLSGRGNTLNAGGGGICHNSGGGGGGNGGAGGIGGRTWTGDTGPSRAVGGLPGGKMLFSPATRLLFGGGGGSGHGNDDVGSGGGNAGGVVFVRGAALAGTGSITADGSSAADSQNDAAGGGGAGGTISLRFTGALACSGTGALSAKGGNGGNSTFVESPHGTGGGGGGGYIHMQASSYACPTSVTGGAAGTQPTASALDGPTYGSAPGNPGVITQGQAPTVLTPANASSTSNPTPPITGTTPSPNQTVRIYIDGQPQPVTVTSDALGNFSFTPSTPLTVATHTVYAVTVANGFESAPSNTNTFTVTAATTPTVAITAPANGATVTNPTNVTVTGTAANATSVTLTVNGTNYGPITVTGGAWSQVLSPSPLPNGTYNVSAVSTNGTTNSTAATSTFTVAGPTVTITTPANGSTVTNPTNVVIAGTAANATSVSFTLNGTNYGPFTVTGGNWTATVPGPLANGTYTVNAVSTNGTNNSTTATSTFTVNVPTPTVAITAPANGSTTSNPNVTVTGTAANATSVTVTFQGTNYPATLTGGTWTVALPGPLANGTYTVTAVSTNAQGTNSTTATSTFTVARPTVAITAPANNSTVTNPTNVTVTGTAANATSVTLTVNGTNYGPIAVTGGTWSQVLSPSPLPNGTYNVSAVSTNGTTNSTTATSTFTVNVPTPTVAISTPANGSTVNTPNVTVTGTATNATSVTVTFQGTNYPATLTGNNWTVALPGPLAAGTYTVTAVSTNVQGTNSTTASSTFTVALPTVAITTPANGSTVTNPNVTVTGTAANATSVTVTFQGTNYPATVTGGSWSVALPGPLANGTYTVTAVSTDGTNNSTQASSTFTVAVPAPTVAITTPANGSTTTNPNVTVTGTAANATTVTVTFQGTNYGPITVTGGNWSQALPGPLADGTYTVTAVSTNAQGTNSTTATSTFTVDQTPPEVAISTPVDGSTLNTPNVTVTGTSVGASFVTLTFDGASYGPIPVDPTTGDWSYPLPGPLAEDTYTVTATATDAAGNTSTPDSSTFTVDLTAPGVAISSPADGAVIGTDTVTVTGTSTGATSVTLTYGGTNYGPIPVDASGNWSFPLPVTLPEGPNTVTAVSTDAAGNTSTPATSTFTVDLTVPTVAISAPANNTSVNTATVTVTGTTTNATSVTLTFDGASYGPITVNGDGTWSYTLPGPLAEDTYTVTAVSTNGAGTNSATATSTFTVDLTAPTVAITTPADGSTVNTPNVTVTGTSTGATSVTLNYGGTNYGPIPVDGAGNWSYPLPVTLPEGSITVTATATDAAGNTSTPDDITFTVDLTDPEVEITAPVDGSTVASGTVTVTGTSVGATSVTLTFEGNDYGPIPVDASGNWSQALPGPLADGTYTVTAVATDAAGNESTPDSVTFTVDVTAPTVAITTPANGSTVGANVTVTGTTAGGATSVTVSFQGTDYGPIPVDASGNWSQALPGPLANGTYTVTAVAVDAAGNTSTTATSTFTVNTAAPTVAITSPVNGSTVTNPNVTVTGTSANATSVTVTFNGTNYGPISVNASGNWSQALPGPLADGTYTVTAVSTNGAGTNSTTATTTFTVNTSGTVDSDNDGLTDDEEVLAGTDPNNADSDGDGIPDGIEVKVGGTDPLDSDSDDDGILDGNEDKDHDGIVDADETDPNNADTDGDGLTDGVELGLTEPQGDDTDPSKFVADKDPSTKTNPLDDDSDDDGLTDGNEDANHDGKVDPTETDPNKSDTDGDGLTDGLELGLTQPQGTDTDPTKFVADQDPDTKTNPLDPDTDKGGVFDGIEDRNHNGRVDVQESDPLNPADDQDADGDGIDNATELENGTDPFDSDTDDDGVPDGIDGLTDTDGDGVIDALDPDSDNDGINDGTEMGVTVETAPPGTDTSSPNFKPDADPTTKTDPKNPDTDGDGLKDGEEDRDHDGRRDATETDPNMKDTDQGGIDDGTEVKGGSDPLDANDDFLVVGHGCSTGGSGSLAPFALMLLALPLVGRRFRRAGELLARAGGALAVFVTALFAGGTAHAQATAVSQAIDVQQYKPGPGVADVLAVHGAKVQRHLGWNVGLSVNYADKPLNFFDPRSDTYVTSLVKSQVGFDLMGAVGLFDRFEIGVVLPITIQGSENSPAVDSSFANGVSGGGIGDLRLIPKARLLDGDDYGVSVVLPISLPTGGASDFLGGSGVSVNPRVVAEYGKRFRILANVGVDIRKSEQLRNLNVGSALAYGVGAEVPLGDSPLAAQASLVGAMGFKQQNEEERPLELLAALKYRAPTGLSAQVGAGPGLTHGYGTPTFRVLASVAYTAPERAAAPPRPVCPEGPEDFDGFQDQDGCADPDNDGDGILDTADRCPNEPETVNGFEDEDGCPDTKPVPPPPAPVDSDGDGILDPDDKCPNAPEDKDGFQDEDGCPDPDNDKDGIPDTADKCPLEPETINGVDDEDGCPDKGKVKVLVEGERIFILEKVYFATNKDVILPRSFPILKQVAAVLRANPQVELLRIEGHTDSQGNDAANLDLSKRRAASVKTFLVNEGIAAERLDSEGFGESKPVDTNNTAAGRENNRRVEFNIVKMGKVEVEKPAP; this is encoded by the coding sequence TTGCTGACGCCCCTCACGGGACTTCGCCGCTCCGCCGCGGGCCTGTTGGCCCTGCTGTGTGCCGTGCTGTTGGCGTCGCCCGCCTCCGCGGAACCGGACACCATCGGTCTGGGTGATGGCCACAGCGGCGCGCTGACCGTCAACACGGCCAACACGGTCGTCAACACGTACACGCGACTGACGGCGAACGCGCCCGTCGGCCAGAACTTCGTGACGGTGAGCACCACGGCGGGCTTCGCCGTCGGCGACCTGGTGATGATCTACCAGTCCACCGGTTTCACGGGCACGGTCACCTCCGGTGCGACGGGCCCGTTCGACTTCAACGCGAACGCGGTGGGCAACTGGCAGTTCGTGCGCGTGACGGCGCTGACGGGCACGCGCCTGACCTTCACGGGCACGCCGCTCACGGCGGCGTTCACCGGGAGCTCCAGCACCGCCAACAACGCCGCGCTCCTCCGGTCCTCGGCGCAGGCCATCCGGGTGCCGGAGTATACGAACGTGACCATCAACGCGGGCGGGAGCATCGTCGCCCGGCAATGGTCCGACCAGAACGTCGACTACAACGACCCGCTGGGCGGAATCGTCGTCTTCCTCGCCACGGGGACGGTGACGAACAATGGCGCCATTTCCGCCTCGGGCAGGGGTTTCCGCGGCGCGGAGTACTTCAACGGAAATGGCGACAACTGCGCCGCGACCGGCCTGGATCTGGCTCACCCCGCGGGCGCCATGAAGGGGGAGGGGTTTGTTCCTGCCCGCTACAAGCAGCCCACGGTGTTCTTGCAGACCGCGCAGCTTTCGGGCCGGGGCAACACCTTGAACGCGGGCGGTGGCGGCATCTGCCACAACTCCGGCGGTGGTGGTGGTGGCAATGGTGGTGCGGGCGGCATCGGCGGCCGGACGTGGACCGGTGATACCGGGCCTTCGCGTGCGGTGGGCGGTCTGCCTGGCGGCAAGATGCTGTTCAGCCCTGCGACCCGCCTTCTGTTCGGCGGCGGTGGTGGCTCGGGTCACGGCAATGACGACGTGGGCTCCGGCGGCGGAAACGCGGGCGGCGTCGTCTTCGTGCGCGGCGCGGCGCTCGCGGGAACGGGCAGCATCACCGCGGACGGCAGCTCCGCGGCGGACTCCCAGAACGACGCGGCGGGCGGCGGTGGCGCGGGCGGTACCATCTCCCTGCGGTTCACGGGCGCCCTGGCTTGCAGCGGTACTGGCGCGCTGTCCGCGAAGGGTGGCAACGGCGGCAACAGCACCTTCGTGGAGTCGCCGCACGGCACGGGCGGTGGCGGTGGTGGTGGCTACATCCACATGCAGGCCAGCTCCTACGCCTGCCCCACCTCGGTCACGGGCGGCGCCGCGGGCACCCAGCCCACGGCCAGCGCTCTGGATGGTCCGACCTACGGCTCGGCGCCGGGCAACCCGGGTGTCATCACCCAGGGCCAGGCTCCCACGGTGCTGACTCCGGCCAATGCTTCGTCCACGTCGAACCCCACGCCCCCCATCACGGGCACGACGCCGAGCCCGAACCAGACGGTCCGCATCTACATCGACGGGCAGCCCCAGCCCGTGACGGTGACGTCCGACGCGTTGGGCAACTTCTCCTTCACGCCGTCGACGCCGCTGACCGTGGCCACGCACACCGTCTACGCGGTCACGGTGGCCAACGGCTTCGAGAGCGCCCCGAGCAACACCAACACCTTCACCGTCACCGCCGCGACGACGCCGACGGTGGCCATCACCGCGCCGGCCAATGGCGCCACGGTGACCAACCCCACCAACGTGACGGTGACGGGCACGGCGGCCAACGCCACCTCCGTCACGCTCACGGTCAACGGGACGAACTACGGGCCCATCACGGTGACCGGCGGTGCCTGGAGCCAGGTGCTCAGCCCGAGCCCGCTGCCCAACGGCACCTACAACGTGTCCGCGGTCTCCACGAACGGCACGACCAACAGCACGGCGGCGACCTCCACCTTCACGGTGGCGGGCCCGACGGTGACCATCACCACGCCGGCCAACGGCTCCACGGTGACGAACCCCACCAACGTGGTCATCGCTGGCACGGCCGCGAACGCGACGTCCGTCTCGTTCACGCTGAACGGGACGAATTACGGCCCCTTCACGGTGACCGGAGGCAACTGGACTGCCACGGTGCCGGGACCGCTGGCGAACGGCACGTACACCGTGAACGCGGTGTCCACGAACGGCACGAATAACAGCACCACGGCGACCTCGACCTTCACGGTGAATGTGCCCACCCCCACGGTGGCCATCACCGCGCCGGCCAACGGCTCCACGACGAGCAACCCCAACGTGACGGTGACGGGCACGGCCGCGAACGCGACCAGCGTGACCGTGACGTTCCAGGGCACCAACTACCCGGCCACGCTGACCGGTGGTACCTGGACCGTGGCGCTGCCCGGCCCGCTGGCCAACGGCACGTACACCGTGACCGCGGTGTCCACGAACGCCCAGGGCACCAACAGCACGACGGCGACCTCCACGTTCACGGTGGCGCGTCCGACGGTGGCCATCACCGCGCCGGCCAACAACTCCACGGTGACCAACCCCACCAACGTGACGGTGACCGGCACGGCGGCGAACGCCACCAGCGTCACGCTCACGGTCAACGGAACGAACTACGGCCCCATCGCGGTGACCGGTGGCACCTGGAGCCAGGTGCTCAGCCCAAGCCCGCTGCCCAACGGCACCTACAACGTGTCCGCGGTCTCCACGAACGGCACGACCAACAGCACGACGGCGACCTCGACGTTCACGGTGAACGTGCCCACGCCGACGGTGGCCATCAGCACCCCGGCCAACGGCTCCACGGTGAACACCCCCAATGTGACGGTGACCGGTACGGCCACGAACGCCACCAGCGTGACCGTGACCTTCCAGGGCACGAACTATCCGGCCACGCTGACGGGCAATAACTGGACCGTGGCGCTGCCGGGTCCGCTGGCCGCCGGCACGTACACCGTCACGGCGGTGTCCACGAACGTCCAGGGCACGAACAGCACCACGGCTTCCTCCACCTTCACGGTGGCGCTGCCGACGGTGGCCATCACCACGCCGGCCAACGGCTCCACGGTGACGAACCCGAACGTGACGGTGACCGGCACGGCCGCGAACGCGACCAGCGTGACCGTGACCTTCCAGGGCACCAACTACCCGGCCACGGTGACTGGTGGCTCCTGGTCCGTGGCCCTGCCGGGCCCGCTGGCCAACGGCACGTACACCGTGACCGCGGTGTCCACGGACGGCACGAACAACAGCACCCAGGCGTCGTCCACCTTCACGGTGGCCGTGCCCGCGCCGACGGTGGCCATCACCACGCCGGCCAACGGCTCCACGACGACGAACCCGAACGTGACGGTCACCGGTACGGCCGCGAACGCGACCACGGTGACGGTCACCTTCCAGGGCACCAACTACGGTCCCATCACGGTGACCGGCGGCAACTGGAGCCAGGCGCTGCCCGGCCCGCTGGCGGACGGCACGTACACCGTGACGGCCGTGTCCACGAACGCCCAGGGCACCAACAGCACGACCGCGACCTCCACCTTCACGGTGGACCAGACGCCTCCGGAGGTCGCCATCAGCACCCCGGTGGACGGCTCCACCCTCAACACCCCCAACGTGACGGTGACGGGCACGTCCGTGGGCGCCTCGTTCGTGACGCTCACCTTCGACGGCGCCAGCTACGGCCCCATCCCCGTGGACCCCACCACGGGTGATTGGAGCTACCCGCTGCCCGGCCCCCTGGCCGAGGACACGTACACCGTGACCGCGACGGCCACGGATGCGGCGGGCAACACCAGCACGCCGGACAGCTCCACCTTCACGGTGGACCTGACCGCGCCGGGCGTCGCCATCAGCTCGCCGGCCGACGGCGCCGTCATCGGCACCGACACGGTGACCGTCACCGGTACGTCCACGGGCGCGACGTCCGTGACGCTGACCTACGGCGGCACGAACTACGGTCCCATCCCCGTGGATGCCTCCGGCAACTGGAGCTTCCCGCTGCCGGTGACGCTGCCGGAAGGCCCGAACACCGTGACCGCGGTGTCCACGGACGCGGCGGGCAACACCAGCACGCCCGCGACCTCCACCTTCACGGTGGACCTGACCGTCCCCACGGTCGCCATCAGCGCGCCGGCCAACAACACCTCGGTGAACACCGCCACGGTGACCGTCACCGGCACGACGACCAACGCGACCTCCGTGACGCTCACCTTCGATGGCGCCAGCTACGGCCCCATCACCGTGAATGGTGACGGCACCTGGAGCTACACGCTGCCCGGCCCCCTGGCCGAGGACACGTACACCGTGACCGCGGTGTCCACGAACGGCGCGGGCACCAACAGCGCGACCGCGACCTCCACCTTCACGGTGGACCTGACCGCGCCGACCGTCGCCATCACCACCCCGGCGGACGGCTCGACGGTGAACACCCCCAACGTGACGGTGACCGGCACGTCCACGGGCGCGACGTCCGTGACGCTGAACTACGGTGGCACCAACTACGGCCCCATCCCCGTGGATGGCGCTGGCAACTGGAGCTACCCGCTGCCGGTGACCCTGCCGGAAGGCTCCATCACCGTGACCGCGACGGCCACGGACGCGGCGGGCAACACCAGCACGCCGGACGACATCACCTTCACGGTGGACCTGACGGATCCGGAGGTCGAAATCACCGCGCCGGTGGACGGCTCGACCGTGGCCTCCGGCACGGTGACCGTCACCGGTACCTCCGTGGGCGCCACCTCCGTGACGCTCACCTTCGAGGGCAATGACTACGGTCCCATCCCGGTGGATGCGTCCGGCAACTGGAGCCAGGCGCTGCCCGGTCCGCTGGCGGACGGCACGTACACCGTGACCGCGGTGGCCACGGACGCGGCCGGCAACGAGAGCACGCCCGACTCCGTCACCTTCACGGTGGACGTGACCGCGCCGACGGTGGCCATCACCACGCCGGCCAACGGCTCCACGGTGGGCGCCAACGTCACGGTCACCGGTACGACCGCGGGCGGTGCGACGAGCGTGACCGTGTCCTTCCAGGGCACGGACTACGGCCCCATCCCCGTGGATGCGTCCGGCAACTGGAGCCAGGCGCTGCCCGGCCCGCTGGCCAACGGCACGTACACGGTGACGGCGGTGGCGGTGGACGCGGCGGGCAACACCAGCACGACCGCGACCTCCACCTTCACGGTGAACACGGCCGCCCCGACGGTGGCCATCACCTCGCCGGTCAACGGCTCCACCGTCACCAACCCCAACGTGACGGTGACGGGCACGTCCGCGAACGCCACGTCCGTGACGGTGACGTTCAATGGCACCAACTACGGCCCCATCTCCGTGAACGCCTCCGGCAACTGGAGCCAGGCGCTGCCCGGCCCGCTGGCGGACGGCACGTACACCGTCACGGCGGTGTCCACGAACGGCGCGGGGACGAACAGCACGACCGCGACCACCACCTTCACCGTCAACACGTCGGGGACGGTGGACTCGGACAACGACGGCCTGACGGACGACGAGGAGGTCCTCGCGGGCACCGACCCGAACAACGCGGACTCCGACGGTGACGGCATCCCCGACGGCATCGAGGTCAAGGTCGGCGGCACGGATCCGCTCGACAGCGACTCGGATGACGACGGCATCCTCGACGGCAACGAGGACAAGGACCACGACGGCATCGTCGACGCCGACGAGACCGACCCGAACAACGCGGACACCGACGGCGACGGCCTGACCGACGGCGTGGAGCTGGGCCTCACCGAGCCCCAGGGTGACGACACCGACCCGTCCAAGTTCGTGGCGGACAAGGACCCGTCGACGAAGACCAACCCGCTGGACGACGACTCGGATGACGACGGTCTCACCGACGGCAACGAGGACGCCAACCACGACGGCAAGGTGGACCCGACCGAGACCGACCCGAACAAGAGCGACACCGACGGCGACGGCCTGACGGATGGCCTGGAGCTGGGCCTCACCCAGCCGCAGGGCACGGACACCGACCCGACGAAGTTCGTCGCGGATCAGGACCCCGACACCAAGACGAACCCGCTCGACCCCGACACCGACAAGGGTGGCGTGTTCGACGGCATCGAGGACCGCAACCACAACGGCCGCGTGGACGTGCAGGAGTCCGACCCGCTCAACCCGGCGGACGACCAGGACGCGGACGGTGACGGCATCGACAACGCCACGGAGCTGGAGAACGGGACGGATCCGTTCGACTCCGACACCGACGACGACGGCGTGCCGGACGGCATCGACGGGCTGACCGACACGGACGGCGACGGCGTCATCGACGCGCTCGACCCGGACAGCGACAACGACGGCATCAACGACGGCACGGAGATGGGCGTCACGGTGGAGACCGCTCCCCCGGGCACCGACACGTCGTCCCCCAACTTCAAGCCGGACGCGGATCCGACGACGAAGACGGACCCGAAGAACCCGGACACGGACGGCGACGGCCTGAAGGACGGCGAGGAGGACCGCGACCACGACGGCCGCCGTGACGCCACGGAGACGGATCCGAACATGAAGGACACCGACCAGGGCGGCATCGACGACGGCACGGAGGTGAAGGGCGGCTCCGACCCTCTCGACGCCAACGATGACTTCCTGGTGGTGGGCCACGGCTGCAGCACGGGCGGCTCCGGTTCGCTGGCGCCCTTCGCGCTGATGCTGCTGGCGCTGCCCCTGGTGGGCCGCCGCTTCCGCCGCGCCGGGGAACTCCTGGCGCGCGCGGGTGGGGCGCTGGCGGTGTTCGTCACGGCGCTGTTCGCGGGTGGCACCGCCCACGCGCAGGCCACCGCGGTGTCGCAGGCCATCGATGTGCAGCAGTACAAGCCGGGCCCGGGCGTCGCGGATGTGCTCGCGGTGCACGGCGCGAAGGTGCAGCGGCACCTGGGGTGGAACGTGGGGCTGTCGGTCAACTACGCCGACAAGCCGCTCAACTTCTTCGACCCCCGCTCGGACACGTACGTCACCTCCCTGGTGAAGAGCCAGGTGGGCTTCGACCTGATGGGCGCCGTCGGCCTCTTCGACCGGTTCGAAATCGGCGTGGTGCTGCCCATCACCATCCAGGGTTCGGAGAACTCTCCGGCCGTGGACTCGTCCTTCGCCAACGGGGTGAGCGGGGGCGGCATCGGCGACCTGCGCCTCATCCCGAAGGCGCGGCTCTTGGACGGTGACGACTACGGCGTGTCCGTGGTGCTGCCCATCTCGCTGCCCACGGGCGGCGCGTCGGACTTCCTCGGCGGGTCCGGCGTGTCCGTCAACCCGCGCGTGGTGGCCGAGTACGGCAAGCGCTTCCGCATCCTCGCCAACGTGGGCGTGGACATCCGCAAGTCGGAGCAGCTGCGCAACCTGAACGTCGGCAGCGCGCTGGCGTACGGGGTGGGCGCGGAGGTTCCGCTGGGGGATTCGCCGCTGGCCGCCCAGGCGTCGCTGGTGGGCGCCATGGGCTTCAAGCAGCAGAACGAGGAGGAGCGTCCCCTGGAGCTGCTCGCGGCCCTGAAGTACCGCGCGCCGACCGGTCTGTCCGCGCAGGTGGGCGCGGGCCCGGGCCTCACGCACGGCTACGGCACGCCCACCTTCCGCGTGCTCGCGTCCGTGGCCTACACCGCCCCGGAGCGCGCCGCGGCGCCGCCCCGGCCGGTGTGCCCGGAGGGCCCGGAGGACTTCGACGGCTTCCAGGACCAGGACGGCTGCGCGGACCCGGACAACGATGGTGACGGCATCCTGGACACGGCCGACCGGTGCCCCAACGAGCCGGAGACGGTGAACGGTTTCGAGGACGAGGACGGCTGCCCGGACACGAAGCCCGTGCCGCCTCCGCCCGCGCCGGTGGACTCCGACGGCGACGGCATCCTGGACCCGGACGACAAGTGCCCCAACGCGCCCGAGGACAAGGACGGCTTCCAGGACGAGGACGGCTGCCCGGATCCGGACAACGACAAGGACGGCATCCCCGACACGGCGGACAAGTGCCCGCTGGAGCCGGAGACCATCAACGGCGTGGATGACGAGGACGGCTGCCCGGACAAGGGCAAGGTCAAGGTGCTCGTCGAGGGCGAGCGCATCTTCATCCTGGAGAAGGTCTACTTCGCCACGAACAAGGACGTCATCCTGCCGCGCTCGTTCCCCATCCTGAAGCAGGTGGCCGCCGTGCTGCGCGCCAACCCGCAGGTGGAACTGCTGCGCATCGAGGGCCACACGGACAGCCAGGGCAACGACGCCGCCAACCTGGACCTGTCCAAGCGCCGCGCCGCCAGCGTGAAGACGTTCCTCGTCAACGAGGGCATCGCCGCGGAGCGCCTGGACTCCGAGGGCTTCGGTGAGTCGAAGCCGGTGGACACGAACAACACCGCGGCGGGCCGTGAGAACAACCGCCGCGTGGAGTTCAACATCGTGAAGATGGGCAAGGTGGAAGTGGAGAAGCCCGCCCCGTAG